gagcacgtacctggtgagcggtgttataccgcatttcatattccgcgtagagagaacgaagtgcactatctaacctatgtttgatttcatcaacatccggaatacttagttcgaagcattctcctcttgtcaagcccatttcgcggagttgagaaaaatccaaagcgtgcaaacaaccatagtacatgtctaaaattttataaacaccatgcaacttccactttggatccaagcattttgcaatcaaaaacacatttggaatacgtgaaaaatattttaaccatttttcaaccatgtaaaacaaaatagccttcaactcaacgaattgagtatttttcacacaagttttaaaaccaattgccacatacatgcaatgctccaaaacgcgcacagaagtaggataataaacaccggataactcaacagtggcatttttgaaagcgcggaataatcgaaataaatccatgctgtggtcccaacaagcgggtatcaaaatcaaatcagaaggaacatgaggacaacttctaaaaaaatcacataaatactcaatgtggttcaaagtcgactccaacatatcatatgtcgagttccaccgagttgaaacatccaaacgaaagttggtgtacctgcattgcttaccatgacaatatctcttccaagctctaccaataggagctttgttatgaatcaacttcacagcagttctaataggatcaacatacttttgccacaaatcgatggcatcttgaacacacaaattcaaaatatgggcaatacatcgcacatggaaatatttaccatcaataacaggagaacatgcactgattaaatcatctatgctagcagtgttagcgctagcattgtcaaaaccaatagaaaaaattttattgatcaattgaaattcattcaaaacttgaatgatcaattgagcaattgcttgtgcagtgtgtggtgcgggaaattcccgaaatgcaatcaaacgtttgtttaaagtccaactgtgatcaacgaaatgcaccgtgatgcccatatacgaatttttacaaaaacaatcagtccacacatcagaacaaatagaaactttatgccctaagttaataataaacgtacctaattgcgccttcttttccatgcattgtcgaacaacggctcgcgtcattgaagttcgactcaattttcttgcagcggcattatatacttgccgcatactcgactcaaaagcatcgttatcaaaagcattgaatggaaaatgtttcataacggcaaatctagacatcacattaagagcatttttgtgatcatatttcaaaagagtattgctacacatacctgatgtttgggatgaacccgtcgtcccacttccgactccatgttgaaagttgagttgagtttgggttggagcgataccaaactcgaccggatgcgctttctccaggtgacgggtaaatgtaccgtaccctccaccctttcggaatgtgtatacgttttcgcaatagttgcaatacacattataagtgtttggatcgttactatcttgtaccctcttgaaatgtttcacgaagatgtttgaggttaaagacctttcagctggtctaggaggttgaggaggttgtccacgtccacgaccaccacgaccacgccgactccttggtggtggtgggggtggcatttcttgaacctcttctacctcctccccctcctcctcctcgtcgtcatcatcatcatcatcatcgtcttcatcaacattcacgggggttggactttgttgggaataggcaccgcgaccgggagcaccactaccggtaccaacataagcatcgccttggtattgagagcgagagagagcaatagcatgtgccacatcttgctcttctcgagcctacaaaataatatttgtattgtaaatacaaaataaaattatgaacaataatgaaatgtaattcaaaattaatgaaattagtagataataaatattaacctgccactcatccatgttcatttgagaaatttcatcaataacggatctccgagatggcctcttggcctttccctttcccttatcaacacgaccttctcgggatgaagacatattggaatggtatgtagaaatgtagaaatatggaataatatatttttttttgttttagtaattgagaaagaaagacaacttatagaactacgggaacaagtataactgtataagtgtataacaatgcgtaataagagtagcaattgcgtaattaaatggaagcacaatagcacaaatgagaaattggagacaaagagagagaattgagagattgaagagagaaactcttattaacacaagagtggggtgaatgtaaatgaggatagaggggggtatttatagaaaaaaatgagggggaaaatggaagaattcgaatttgaaatttaaaaaaaaaaaaaaaaatttgaattttcacaaaaccggcggttttggcggaaaaccgccggaaccggcggaaccgccggtttccgggccaaaaccgccggtttccgaaataaaaccgccggttcggtcaacgaaccgtctgcaaaagctgctccattgtcgcctcgtgctccgcgccgcctcgaaagtcactaaaccggcggttaaccgccggtttttccggttaaccgccggttaaccgccgaaaaaccggcggtttcgaccgtttttgaagatcaccaccggccctcatccccctgcctcgatttaagcgccggaaccggcggttccacggttaaccgccggttccgaaccgtcccgaaccgccggttcggtgacggttccggttcgaaatatcttgaacctgaaccggaccgcgaaccgaattgcgccggttccggttcgggaatattgcgccggttccggttccggttccggaaccggtgggcatgacCGCCCCCACCTGCCCCCTGGATCCGTCACTGTCGGTCCGCCACTGTGTCTATATGAAACACATATTCGAGTTTTAGATTTTCAaatctccaaaaaaaaaatatttttatgtaatttcatATTTCTGTAGTTTGGTTTGAAACTGAATGCTCTTCTCTCACACATATATAGAGTCTGGGTTCCATTTTATTCAAAATTCGATTTGGTTCGATTTTATCATTTAGGAAAAATGAGTTTACCAATTCGATTTGGAACTGAttactctctctctttcacACACATACAGTTCAATTGTATTTAGATTTCGATTTggtataattttgtttttgagaaaaaataGTCCACTTTCTGTCCGAACAAAGATAacgttgtttttttttcaactaaagatgattaattattaaaaacaaaaacacatttgtCTATATTTTAACCATACCTTATTCATTCTCCACTTAATACACACAATAACTCTACACAAAATGTCGCGTCGCTCAAGAAATGAATCATCTTTCTTGAAACCGAGCAAATCATATTTTTTCCAGTTGCGAAACTTATtactctctcacacacacatgcacacactCTCACTTTACATAAGCACGAAAAAAAGTCCATGAGAGCAAACACCCACccataaaaatccaatctttagcCGTTTCCTCTACTCACACCCTCCCCACTCTCACACATGTCTCACACCACATCCCTCTCTCATCTCATCTCTATTTGACTACTACTTACTGCAAAACTAGAATGACACCTCCCCACCTCCCCCAACCAACATGCTTCCCCACACACAAATCCTCGACACTCTCCTCTGCGAGGAAGACCATTTCGACACCACCGAAAACACCCTCCTTCAACACCAACATTCCCTAAACTCCGATTCCTTCCTCACTCCCTTCGAACAAGACGACGAACTTCGCTCACTACTGCACAAAGAGCAGCAAAACGAACCGCACCGCAGATCCCAAACTAAACCCCAAATCGAAGAAGTAATTCAATGGATGCTCAGAGTCATCGCCTACTATTCCTTCTCCCCTCTCACCGCGGTTCTTGCAGTCACCTATCTCGACAGATTCCTCCATCGATACGACAGCGACAAGCCGTGGATGTTTCAGCTCGCCGCCGTCGCTTCTCTCTCCCTCGCCTCTAAAGTGGAAGAAACTGATGTCCCTCTTCTTCTAGACTTCCAAGTATGTCgataaaaatccaatcttgatgataaaaatccaatctttatgatttttttttagattttcttgattttgatgAGATGGGTGTTGCTGATTTGTGTAGGTGGAGGAGCCCATTTATGTGTTTGAGCCCAGAAACATTCAGAAAATGGAGATTCTGATTCTGTCGACGCTTGAGTGGAAGATGAATCTCATCACCCCATTTTCGTTTCTTGATTACATTGCGAGAAGGCTATTGTTGAATGAACATCTTTGTGGGGAGTTTCTTGCAAGGTGCCAGCGTTTGATTCTCTCTGTTATAGCAGGTAATCAAGCATTAAAATTCTCATCTTCGGTAAATTGttacaaaaattataaattttggtcTAAGTTTGGTCAGTTATTAGTCAATGAAAAATTGCCATATTTTAGAATGCATGAATTTTAATGAACAATTAGTAAATAGAAAGAGGGAAAAAAAAGGTGAtactaagaaaaagaaaaataattagaaaatgaaTTCTAAATTTTGTGGATGacttaaaataaagaattactgtagttttttttaaggaATTATGATGGTGAGTTTTTTTGGTCAAATAGTGtctaatagtactccatatgttATAAATCACAGGTGAGTTAAACAAgtcatttatttataattatttattaagaaattatgttgtttgattcaaaaataaaaacaatatactccatattatatttattgtttCCTAGACagtttatctttttattttaatattaataatttatttccattaaatccAGACATTAGATTCATGGCATATCTACCTTCTACAATGGCAACAGCTACAATGATCCATGTGATCACCACCATTGAACCCTCAATCGATTCGGAACACCACGATCGATTATTGGGCATTCttggaatcaacaaggtacaaCAATTTCCATGAAAAAATTGGATTCAATTTTtagaaaagtaaataaaattctTGCAATGTACACTATGAAATTAGGACAAAGTTCAAGATTGCTGTATGCTAATTCAAGAAGTGGCTACAAATGTCAGAACCAACAAAAGAAAGTTTGGATCTTTGCCTTGTAGCCCAAAAGGGGTGTTtgatctctcattcatctcagATTCTTCCCCAAACGATTCTTGGGCGGTTGCTTCGAATTCTTCCTCAGTTTCTTCATCGCCACAATTGAAGAAAATCAAGACCTCAGATCGCCAAAGTTACtagtatagtagtagtagtattagtatatttatttataattagatATATTTGTTGATTTAATGTTTGTATTCAGTTAAATGCCAATCACCCTTGCAAGAAATTCATATTGTGAGCcatgttaaaaaaaattgggcaaagATGGTTTGGCATTTTAAGGGAATGAAGGGAATAGAATGCAGAGAAATTAAATTTGTACTACTtggtattttattatttatataaagtCGATTTGTAAATTGATTTTGTGAATCGTCTACAGCAGAAAGTTTTTGTCTTTGCATGATTCTTGGATATGTAAATATGTAATACTACaagattgaataaaatattatactatatgtgttttaattcaatattttttagGTGTATGCTTTGTGTGCGCATTAAATCGTGGTATTAATTATAGTGCTTatctaattataaaaaaaattatttgcaCACATTTTGATATAAATTTTCCAACCTGGATCTTTTATTTTTGTGATATTATTATGGTAAGAGATAAAATAACCCAAACTCTTAACATTAATTCAAATAACTGCAATATTGCTTGTAATTATATCAAAATCTAGATCGATTGGAATAATAATTACTTCAAAGAGACTATAAATTACGTATTTTTTTGGTATATATATACTCTCATGTTCCATATTAAGTGGAGTATTTCTAATTCGACACGAAAATTTATGAAgtgttattttatgtgtaaagtgaaaaaaataaagtaagagagaacgATAGAATAGAGACAATGGTATTAAATATTTagatatgtactccctccgtcccacataatttgatccagttttccattttgggtcgtcccacataatttgactcatttcacttttaccacttttggtagtggaccccacattccactaactcattcatactcacatttaattataaactaatatataaaagtgggacccacattccactaactttttcaactcacttttcattacatttcttaaaacccgtgcctgGTCAAaatgtcccaaattatgtgggatggagggagtataatttagagTAAACGAGCATATAATTGAGGACTTCTAAATTCgactaaatatttaattttgttacgTATGATTGCTTAGATTATCGAGCCAACTAAATAATGCACCATTGAACTTAAAAGTAGCG
This sequence is a window from Salvia splendens isolate huo1 chromosome 14, SspV2, whole genome shotgun sequence. Protein-coding genes within it:
- the LOC121763769 gene encoding cyclin-D3-1-like; the protein is MLPHTQILDTLLCEEDHFDTTENTLLQHQHSLNSDSFLTPFEQDDELRSLLHKEQQNEPHRRSQTKPQIEEVIQWMLRVIAYYSFSPLTAVLAVTYLDRFLHRYDSDKPWMFQLAAVASLSLASKVEETDVPLLLDFQVEEPIYVFEPRNIQKMEILILSTLEWKMNLITPFSFLDYIARRLLLNEHLCGEFLARCQRLILSVIADIRFMAYLPSTMATATMIHVITTIEPSIDSEHHDRLLGILGINKDKVQDCCMLIQEVATNVRTNKRKFGSLPCSPKGVFDLSFISDSSPNDSWAVASNSSSVSSSPQLKKIKTSDRQSY